CTTGTTCACGGTATTGCACACGGTGCTGCAGGAACCTTCCCACACACAAAAGCTCATTATCCAGGAGATTGCGGCGCGCTCGGCCAAAGTGATTGTGATGAGCCGCCGGGGCATCGAGTTTCTGACTGCTGTCTACGGTATTTCTCCGGAAAGAATACAGTACATAGAGCACGGCGTGCCAGACCTGGAGGCACCCGCCGTAAACCCGCTGAAAAAGGTGTCGACATTCCGGAATCACCGGGTGCTGCTGACCTTCGGGCTGCTCAGCCGAAACAAAGGCCTTGAAACCGTGATCCAGGCCTTGCCGAAGATCGTGGAACAGCACCCTGACGTGATGTATGTCATCCTGGGCAAAACGCATCCCGGCATCCTCCGAAACTCCGGAGAAGAATACCGGGATTACCTGAAACGGCTGGCCGTGCGCCTGAATGTGGAGAAGCATCTGACCTTCATCAATCTGTTTGTGTCAGAAGAGGAACTGATGAACTATCTGTCGGCGGCCCATATCTACGTAACGCCGTACCTGAATGAAGCCCAGATTACCAGCGGCACCCTGTCCTACGCCGTAGGTGCCGGGGCGGCGGTGGTCTCTACCCCGTACTGGCATGCCCTGGAACTGCTGGCAGACAACCGGGGGCGGTTGTTCCCTTTCAAAGATGCCCCGATGCTGGCCGATACCGTGATTGAACTGCTCGATAAGCCAGAGGTGCTGAATGAGTTGAAGGGGAACGCCTATGAATACGGCTTGCACTTACGCTGGCCCCAGATTGGCGCCGACTACATCCGGACGATACAGGAAACCATTGACAAGAAAGAATTTGTGGGCAAAGAGTTGCTCCAGATTGTGGATCCGGACAGGATACCGGAGTTCAGCCTGACCCATGCGTGCCGCCTGACCGATGACACCGGCATCGTGCAGCACGCCAAGTACGGCATCCCCAACCTGAAGGAGGGCTACTGCCTGGATGATAACGCCCGGGCTCTGATCATGGCGCTAATGGCCTACCAGCGCAATAAAAGCCAAGAAGCACTGGAACTTCTGCCTATCTACCTCAGCTTTATCCATTATATGCAGTGTGATGACGGCAACTTCCGGAATTTTTTAAGCTTCAGACGGGAATATCTGGATGAAGTGGGCTCGGAGGATTCCTTTGGCCGCACGGTATGGTCGCTGGGCTACCTGATCAGCACTGCCCCCAACAATTCCTATCGGGAGTTTGCCGGAGAGTTGTTTTCCCGCTCTGTCCCGCACTTCAGGCAGCTGCACCATTTACGGGGCATGGCCAACACCATCATCGGTGTGAGCTATTACCTGAAGGCACACCCCGATGATGACCAACTGCTGCAGGAGCTTGCTGGCCTGACCGCTCCTTTGATGGAGGCGTATGCGCAGCAGCGCGGCGACGGTTGGCACTGGTTTGAAGAGAAGCTGACTTACGATAATGCCATCCTGCCGTTGGCGTTGCTCCACTCCTGCGAGATAACAGGTGATGAAAGCGTAAAAGAGGTGGCCATGGAATCCATGGCCTTTCTGGACAGCCTCACGATGGAAAAGGGATTTCTCAGCCCCATCGGCAACAAGGGATGGCATCAGCGCGGTGGGGAGGTGCCTGTTTTTGACCAGCAGGCAATTGAAACGATGGCCATGGTGCTGCTGTACCTGCAGGCCTATCAAAGTACGCATGAGGCTATCTATGTAGAAAAGATGTTTGTCAGCTACCAGTGGTTTTTAGGGGAGAACATCCTGCGCGTGCCCTTGTATGACCACGAAACGAAAGGCTGCTGCGACGGCCTGCAGGAAACCGGTCTTAACCGCAACCAGGGAGCCGAGAGCACCCTCGCTTACCTGGTTTCCCATCTCGCCGTGCTGAAGGCCTTGGAACTCGAATACGAGTACGACCTTGCCGGGCAGGTACTGGAGCCGGCCCTTTGAGGATGAAGATAGCCGTATTAGCCCCTGTGGCCTGGCGCACCCCGCCGCGCCATTACGGGCCCTGGGAACAGATGGCCTCCAACGTGGCAGAGGGACTGGTAAGTTTAGGAGCCGACGTCACGCTTTTCGCCACTTCAGATGCTGTCACGGAGGGGAAGTTGGATGCTGTGGTAGGCAAAGGGTATGAGGAAGACCGCACCCAGGATGCCAAAGTGGTGGAATGCCTGCACATCAGCAACCTGATGGAAAAGGCGGCTGGCTTTGATATCATCCACAACCATTTTGATTTTTTGCCGCTTACCTATTCTCGGCTGATCCAGGTACCGATGCTGACCACGATCCATGGGTTTTCATCAGCTAAAATCTTACCGGTTTACCTGAAATACAACGCCACCTCCCACTACGTCTCCATCAGCAACTCCGACCGCAGCCCAGGGCTTGCCTATATAGCCACGGTATATAACGGCATTCGGGCAGCGGACTTTTCCTTTACCCGACAGCCGGAGGATTACCTCCTGTTTTTTGGACGCATCCATCCCGATAAAGGCACGGCGGAAGCCATTCAAATCGCTCGGCAAAGCAAGAAGCGGCTGCTTATTGCCGGCATTGTTCAGGATCAGGGGTATTTTGACAGAGAGGTAAAGCCTTACTTAGGCGATCAGGTGGAGTTTGTGGGGGCTGCCGGACCAGAAAGCCGGAACGAGCTCCTGGGGAATGCCCTTGCGCTGCTGCACCCCATCCTGTTCGACGAACCCTTTGGATTGAGTGTGGCGGAGGCCATGGTCTGCGGCACACCGGTCATTGCCTTCAACAGGGGCGCTATGCCGGAGCTGATCCGGCATGAAGAGACGGGGTTCCTGGTCAAAGACATAAGCGGGGCGGTGGCGGCCGTGCAGCAATTAGGCTGTATCAGCCGCCAGCAATGCCGCGCCTGGAGCCTGGCGCAGTTCTCGCAGCAGAAGATGGCTGCGGATTACCTGCACCTCTACAAGCAAATTCTAAACAGCTAAGGCCGGGCTTCGCAGCTTGTCCAGCAGCGCGTGGAGGTCCACTGTGGCAAAGGAAGAGCAATAGTCCGAGAGCCCATAGGGAATGACCAGCTGCCCGTTATGGACAATAGGGCCGCAGGAGTAGAGCACATTCGGCACATAGCCTTCCCGTTCATCCTTGTTTGGAATGAGCAGCGGCTCGTCCAGGTGGCTTATCTCGATGGTAGGGTCATCAAGCTGCAGCAGACTGGCGCCTATGCAATAGCGCCGCATCGGGCCTACCCCGTGGGTAAGCAGCAACCAGCCGTGCGCTGTCTCTATCGGCGAGCCGCAGTTACCCACCTGCACAAATTCCCATGGGTACTTCGGGCATTCTATCCGTACCGGGTTTTCCCACATGTTGATGTTGTCGGAGTACATGATGTAGTTGTTCCAGCCGTCGTTGCGGGAAGCCATGACAAACTTGCCGTTGATTTTCCGGGGGAAGAGCGCGAAGTTCTTGTTCTGCACGCCGGTGCCATAGAGCGGCATGATTTTGAAATTGTAGAAATCCTTTGTCTTCAGCATCTTGGGAACGATGGTCTCCCCATCATAGGCGGTGTAGGTGGCAAAGTACACGATACTGCCGTCCTCCTCAGTGAAGCGGACAAAGCGGGCATCCTCAATGCCCTTGCGCTCGAACTCAGAGATGGGGAATATTACCCGGTCGGAGATATCGGTGTCCAGTGAAAAGGTAATCCTATAGTAGGAGTCGGCCAGCCACAACACTTTATCGTACTCCATCCTGGAATGGTCATCCTGTTGCCCTGATTTCTTTTTGTTGATGAGCTTTTTGAGCATGTTGTAATCAAAATGCTCTTCCAACTCCGCCGCAACCTCGTTCATCACCTGCGGTCTGATTTGTCTGCTGAAGGCATTGTCAAAAAAGGCGCTTTTTTCATAGGCGGCGCTGTGTATGATCTCCGCCTCGTCCACATGGTTGCCAACCGGGTCCACGCTGATATTACAGGCCTTGTCCAGCAAGGCCCTGCGAAAGACGATAGAGGAGATGTGGCCCTCGCCTACAGCCCTAAAGCTGATGATCACCCTTTTATGCCCCTCTTCCAGCTCCGTCTGGTCCGGGTCCTCCACGATAGAGGGGTTGAAAAATGCGGCCGATTCTATAGAATACTCGTGGGTGAAAAAGGAGCCGATGAGCAGCCTGCGGTAACTGTCCAGCTGCTCATAGTCAATAACCAGTTCTGAGAAGATATGCCTTAAGCGGCTGCAATGCCGGTACAGTACCTTGGTGATGTTCCGGTGGCGCTTGGAATACTCCTGCAGAATGGGGGAGATGGTGTCGAACACTTCACCCTCGTTCATTTCCATCACGCGCCGGATCACCTGCCGGGCGCGTTCCTCACTGTTAAAGAAATAGCGGGCGATGACCCGTTTGGGGTCCGGGTACACTTTTACATTTTTTCTCTCGATGGATAGTCTCATATAGGTAAGGGAAAAGTTGAATAATAATATAGTGGGGTGATTTTACTGGTACTTGGTTACAAGCCTGCTGTGGCCTTCTAACATGCAGGTATTTCGCGATTATATCAAGACCCAATAAAAAAGGTCCGAACTTCCGCCCGAACCTCCATTCTCATAGTTGTATTCTGCTGCAGTATCTTATTCAGGTTGACTGGTGCTGGTCTTTTCTATCTATCTTATTGCGTCTGGCCGTCTTGTCTCTTTCTATAGCTATTTTTCTCCTGCCTGGTTAGAGTGGTTCGGGCAAATGTGTGCGCTGCCACTACTAGCAGCAGGCCGGTTGACAGCTAAAATAGAATGACCTTGTTGTGCATAAATGAGTTGAACGGCTTTTTTATGATATTATTTAGGTATACGGGTGGGGGAGTGGATTGAATGGATATACCACATTTATAAAACATATAGGATGCTATGGAAGGGTTTTTTGTTTCCGTGTCGCTAAAACGGTGGTTGTAGGCAAGTGCCTTGTCCTGATACAGGTTGACAATTTTTGATGCTACACCTTTACTCAAACCTGCATCTCATTCCTTGCCCTGCCTCTCATTGACCGGTGTTGAGATAGGGAAGAGGCAGCCGCAAACTCACTTCACCTTGATTCTCCTGTTTACATTTTATTCGGTTTCGTGTCAACCTATATCAGGACAAGGCAGGTAAAGATTCCAGTAGATACGCTACAGTTAACCTCATTAATCAAGTCATGCATCTACCTTCTCAGTCGAAATCTTTGTTAATAGCACAAATAGTTTATGAATGTTACGTGGCTTAGCGCAGTAGCGGCGAAGAACTTGAGTGTTACCCTCCAGAATAATGCGGATATAGAAAAACCAAGCTACAAATCTACCAAGTTTCAGCAATTGTGTTTAGCCGCAGTTAGCTGCTGGCGTTTTGCTTTAATAAAAAAGACCTTAGACAAATGTCTAAGGTCTTTTTTATTAAGAATTAGAAATTCTAATTAAAATATTCCTTAATGAGCGAAGTAAGATTTTCGTCACTCATTTTATTAGAAGTACTTTCACTGGCTACTACATTTTTATATTGTGGGGTTTCGGCTAGAAATTTCATAAACTGTTCCTGAATTTGCCCGGTTCCGGTTAAATGGATTTCATCCACATTAGGCATTTTACTGGCGATTTCTTTGAAGAATTTATGCGTTAAGCCAATTTCATGATTGTTTGAGGTTTTCTCATTAGAATTGTTATCTGGTCCTGCATTTTTTACTTGTCCTATAATAATAAACTCTCCATTATCAATATCTTCTCTTCCTACGATTGTTGCATTGTGTGAATCCATCCAAACACCAAACAACTTTTTGTTTTTATCTAACATGCTTATATATTTTCTTAAAGGTAACCCTTTAGAAATCAAAATATTAATTTTTTTGATAAGGTTTCGATTACACGCAAAGTTTAGCCGCTTGCAGCTAACTACTGTGCAGATAGCAGGAGTACTACTCCTGCTATCTGCACTATGAGTGGAGTAAGTTTTGTCTACTTTGCCTCTTGTTTCCAAGCAGTTTTGGCTTATCCCCATGTTTCCCGTCATAGTATATCCCTTCTTCAATATAGCAAATTTCTTCACATTTACAGCTCCCTTCCATCTGTTTTAGGCTCACCAGACTTGAAAAGTAAAAATGGACCGTCGATTCGGGGCAGCGGCCTGCCTTCTCTCCCTTTTGCTGGCTTTACGGGTGAGTGGTTCGGCTGTGCTAGGAGCCACGAGAGATCGGTTTGGAATTGGAAGGCTTTCATTTCCTCTGTATCTGTTAGCAGTGTGTATCCTGAAATCGGCATTATCAAAAAACGCCCGTTTTACGGGATCCGCGGACGCCCGAAAGCCCATTTGCAAAAACGGCCATCCGGAGGAGCAGAGGGCATCGGCGGATTCCAGAATTGCCGTCTCATAAATCAAAATGCTTTTGGTATATTTGAGATGAGTTTATGAGATACTGACATAAAGATAGGATACGCGCGGGTCTCGACCCATGACCAGCGGCTGGAGCTGCAGACCGACGCCCTCGCCCAGTGCGGCTGCCAGCAAATCTACCGGGAGAGGAAGTCGGGCAAGACCAGGGAGCGCCCGGAGCTGGAGAAGATGATAAGCCAGCTCCGGAGCGGCGACACGGTGGTGGTGTGGAAGCTGGACCGGCTGGGCCGCTCGCTGCGGGACCTGATCGACCTGGTGGCCGAATTCCAGGAGCGGGGGGTGGAGTTCGTGAGCCTGCAGGACGGCATCAACACGGCCACGCCCACCGGCCGCTTCACCTTCAACGTCTTCGCCTCCCTGGCAGAGTTCGAGCGCGAGCTCATCCGCGAGCGCACCAACGCCGGGCTGGCCTCGGCCAGGGCCAGGGGGAAGAGGGGCGGCAGACCGGCCGGTCTGTCAAAGTCAGCCATGGAGAAGGCCCGCTCCGCCCGGATTCTCTATGACTCCAAGATCAAGACGGTAGAGGAGATAGCCCAGACGCTGGGCATCGGCCGGGCCACCTGCTACCGCTACCTGGGCCAGGCAGACAGCGGAGACGCAGCCGGGAAATAGGCAGGGCAGGGCCCCGGCAAGTGCCGCCACAGCCAATAATTGCACTATGGCAATGAATCCACAGGACTATTAAAAAATAGCATCATTATTCCGCTAAAGCGGGAACTGATGCGGCGGCCCCTGTGTCTGCCTCTTGACTTTTAGCCAAAGTTATTTTTCATTGAGTTGTTTAGTTTAGCAGGATGATGGGGTAGCCAGTGGCTACCCTTTTCTTTTTGCCGCCCGCTGTGCGGGTTTTGTGTGGTCGGGCACCAGGAGAACAAGATAAGATGGCAGCAAATGACACCGGATGACAGTGGATGACATCAAATGGCAGCAGATGACACCGGATGACGCGAAATGACACCGAATGATGGCAGCAGATGACACTGGATGACACGAAATGACACCGAATGATGGCGGAAAATGACACCGGATGACAGCAGATGACAGGAAATGACACTGAATGGCGGGACAGTCCCAAAGCAACTGTTATCACAGGCTCTTTCGGTGTTCTGCAAGGGGTTTTACTGCGTTTTGAGCGTGTGGAGGCCTTCCGGTGACCTGCAGGAGCGCCTGCTTACCCTTGTTCCGGCGCTTTCCCCGGATTTGCCAAACCCCGCCATTTGCTGTCATCCGCTGCCATTCCGTGCCATCAGCCTGCCGTGTGTACCACAGGATATCGCCTTTCCGGGACGGGCACGGACAGCGGTTTGGGGGCAGTATGGCCTCTGCAGACAACCGGAGAGCTCCTGGAGACGGCTGAGCCGCCAAGGCTCAGCAGCGGATGACAGCGGATGACAGCGGATGACAGCGGATGACAGCGGATGACAGCGGATGACAGCGGATGACAGCGGATGACAGCGGATGACAGCGGATGACAGCGGATGACAGCGGATGACAGCGGATGACAGCGGATGACAGCGGATGACAGCGGATGACAGCGGATGACAGCGGATGACAGCGGATGACAGCGGATGACAGCGGATGACAGCGGATGACAGCGGATGACAGCGGATGACAGCGGATGACAGCGGATGACAGCGGATGACAGCGGATGACAGCGGATGACAGCGGATGACAGCGGATGACAGCGGATGACAGCGGATGACAGCGGATGACAGCGGATGACAGCGGATGACAGCGGATGACAGCGGATGACAGCGGATGACAGCGGATGACAGCGGATGACAGCGGATGACAGCGGATGCTGCAGCGACCGAAGTGAGGGCCTGGCACCCAGCCGGTATGGAACCGGTAAAAAGCCGCCTTTTCAACCGGCAGAAAACCGGATCAACAAGTATCAGCGCTCTGCAACGCTCGCGCAACAGCTGCTCCTGGCCGTCTCTAAATTCCGCCGTTTTCCGGGGCTATCGGACAGGAATGATACAGAACATCAGACAGTGTTACAGTGGCTCAGACAGGAGCAACAGACAGCACCTGCCTGTATCAATTCAGCGCTCTTTCAGGGACAGTAGCCTGCTGGGACAGCTGTACAAGAGGAATCTTCTTCTTACCTACACCTTCATTCTACTTCATAATAGCCATCAACAGCTAATTTGGCCGTTTTTCTGCTCTGTTCAAGTATTATTCCCTTTGCTGCGTGGCCAAAAATTGAGACAAATGAATTGCCCACTTTTTGGCCACGCAGCAACTGCTTGCAGTTGCTGCTACAGCCTGTATCGATATTCGGGCGTTTTAGGGGATAAGCATGTTAACTTATTTCAGGGCTAAGGCGGTTAACTGATTTACCAGTTTAGAGGTATATTCGAGTTTATCACTTATCTGTCTTGTGCAATGAAAAAAAGGGATGTGTTTTTGTTTGGAGCTGGAGCTGTGATAGGTTGGAAAGGCCCTACAACTAACTATTTAACAGAGCGGGTGAGAAAGACTGGGCATAAAATAAAATCAGGCCAGTACATCACA
This window of the Pontibacter russatus genome carries:
- a CDS encoding glycosyltransferase family 4 protein produces the protein MRIAYISTCLPRECGIATFNDNVERAIQANFPGQTSMENGYGIALNDSDELQTYDYPKHIKFIIRQNRQKDYIEAATFINTSDVHAVVMEHEFGIYGGESGIYILPLLHRLEKPLFTVLHTVLQEPSHTQKLIIQEIAARSAKVIVMSRRGIEFLTAVYGISPERIQYIEHGVPDLEAPAVNPLKKVSTFRNHRVLLTFGLLSRNKGLETVIQALPKIVEQHPDVMYVILGKTHPGILRNSGEEYRDYLKRLAVRLNVEKHLTFINLFVSEEELMNYLSAAHIYVTPYLNEAQITSGTLSYAVGAGAAVVSTPYWHALELLADNRGRLFPFKDAPMLADTVIELLDKPEVLNELKGNAYEYGLHLRWPQIGADYIRTIQETIDKKEFVGKELLQIVDPDRIPEFSLTHACRLTDDTGIVQHAKYGIPNLKEGYCLDDNARALIMALMAYQRNKSQEALELLPIYLSFIHYMQCDDGNFRNFLSFRREYLDEVGSEDSFGRTVWSLGYLISTAPNNSYREFAGELFSRSVPHFRQLHHLRGMANTIIGVSYYLKAHPDDDQLLQELAGLTAPLMEAYAQQRGDGWHWFEEKLTYDNAILPLALLHSCEITGDESVKEVAMESMAFLDSLTMEKGFLSPIGNKGWHQRGGEVPVFDQQAIETMAMVLLYLQAYQSTHEAIYVEKMFVSYQWFLGENILRVPLYDHETKGCCDGLQETGLNRNQGAESTLAYLVSHLAVLKALELEYEYDLAGQVLEPAL
- a CDS encoding glycosyltransferase family 4 protein, which gives rise to MKIAVLAPVAWRTPPRHYGPWEQMASNVAEGLVSLGADVTLFATSDAVTEGKLDAVVGKGYEEDRTQDAKVVECLHISNLMEKAAGFDIIHNHFDFLPLTYSRLIQVPMLTTIHGFSSAKILPVYLKYNATSHYVSISNSDRSPGLAYIATVYNGIRAADFSFTRQPEDYLLFFGRIHPDKGTAEAIQIARQSKKRLLIAGIVQDQGYFDREVKPYLGDQVEFVGAAGPESRNELLGNALALLHPILFDEPFGLSVAEAMVCGTPVIAFNRGAMPELIRHEETGFLVKDISGAVAAVQQLGCISRQQCRAWSLAQFSQQKMAADYLHLYKQILNS
- a CDS encoding glycoside hydrolase family 130 protein, giving the protein MRLSIERKNVKVYPDPKRVIARYFFNSEERARQVIRRVMEMNEGEVFDTISPILQEYSKRHRNITKVLYRHCSRLRHIFSELVIDYEQLDSYRRLLIGSFFTHEYSIESAAFFNPSIVEDPDQTELEEGHKRVIISFRAVGEGHISSIVFRRALLDKACNISVDPVGNHVDEAEIIHSAAYEKSAFFDNAFSRQIRPQVMNEVAAELEEHFDYNMLKKLINKKKSGQQDDHSRMEYDKVLWLADSYYRITFSLDTDISDRVIFPISEFERKGIEDARFVRFTEEDGSIVYFATYTAYDGETIVPKMLKTKDFYNFKIMPLYGTGVQNKNFALFPRKINGKFVMASRNDGWNNYIMYSDNINMWENPVRIECPKYPWEFVQVGNCGSPIETAHGWLLLTHGVGPMRRYCIGASLLQLDDPTIEISHLDEPLLIPNKDEREGYVPNVLYSCGPIVHNGQLVIPYGLSDYCSSFATVDLHALLDKLRSPALAV
- a CDS encoding recombinase family protein; the encoded protein is MGYARVSTHDQRLELQTDALAQCGCQQIYRERKSGKTRERPELEKMISQLRSGDTVVVWKLDRLGRSLRDLIDLVAEFQERGVEFVSLQDGINTATPTGRFTFNVFASLAEFERELIRERTNAGLASARARGKRGGRPAGLSKSAMEKARSARILYDSKIKTVEEIAQTLGIGRATCYRYLGQADSGDAAGK